The region TACAATCCAAAATAGCAAACCATTAAATGCAAAATAAGTACAGAGTATAGTTTGGTATAAATCTGAATGTACACTGTAGGAAGGAGTCAGTCTATAAGGGTCAGTAATATAGCATGATGAAGTTAGGTATTGCGTGAGGGTATGACTATATATCTGATCAGTGTCCATTCTGATATCTAATAAGTACATTGTCTTctgggaaaaaaataatatacagaCTAAAGTCTTCACATTCACTGTTTGTCATGCTAGAGAATTATGTAGGGTGAAATTGGTCCTGCATGCGATATAAATGCAACCAAATAGTACCCCAGATTTAATTTCTGCACCAAAAAAAAGTTGCTGTAACATACAATTGTGTACAATCCCATTATAACGAATTGCTTTCCTCAATCAATTGGTGTACGTACCAATAAGTGTTGTGATGGCTGTAAGTATTTGTTTCATCCTTTCACAAGTTACGGGTTCAAACCTTGTTGGGTACGGAATTGGCTTTTTTAGAGAGCGCTTTATCCCATAATGTACAACTTTCTGACACGAATTCGAATTTGATCGAGTCCTAATGCAAATAACGGTCACCGATAGAAAACCAAATCCATTAGTGTACGTGTAATGATTTATATTGATGTGCTTGTGGACAGACCTGGTCTTCTATTGCCCCCATCACTTATACTAACGAGACTTCAGAGAATATGTTACATTCATATATTAGGGAAGCcgataaatatttttggagaaaaattacTTTATACTTAATTCAAAAAAGATGTTAGTTAGTTGTACATTGAATTGATCGTTTTCCTAATAGAAGTCGGTTTTGATTTGATGAGGTCAAAAAAGAAACAATACACGATTAACTAAGTAGCCAGTGCacctaaaaaggaaataaaaagttAACTAGAACATCAATATTTTTGCTAAAGCgtttttatttgttaaatataatGGATTTTCCgctaagtattttttttcacttatttGGCCCCAAAATACACAGTTAAAGTAAATAATTTACAAGTCCATCTAAAGAATAGGAATGTATGCATATCTTCAATACAAATATTCAACTTAGAAAGGTATAcatattttcatcaatacaatcATTCAATTTTGAAAGAAGGTAGCTAGGATTATGATCATGCATCTAGTTCCTGGCTCAATCCAATTTCTAAATGAGAAAATGATCATACTTTGCTGCCAATATCCACTACAAAAAAATATGCTTTTAGTAGTAATTAATTATCGGCAATAACTTAATTGCCGCTAATTATATTATAGAATCAATTATTATGCGGCAATACCAAACTTTGGCCATAACAATAAATATCGTTAAAGGCTTTAGCGGCCTTGGATCTAATGGCATTAATCAATTGCTGGTAAATGTTTTTGTGGTAATAGCTATTGCcgctaaaaggaaaatatattgcCACTAAAAGTCTCTTTTGGTGTAGTGATCAATTCGTGCTGCCAATGCAATTTAATAttcggaaaagggcctaaaataccctccatccaccttTCGGTCCAAAAATGCCCTCCACGTTTATGTTTGGGCTCTAAAATACCCTTACACTTAACAGACCTATCTAATTAGCCACGTGTCATCCTATGATTGGTCAACCTAAtattaactttaattaattaattaacccccccccccccaatttaaTAATATCCAATGACCCGCCCCCAAAAAAACCCCGACCCATTCCAATTAAATCCCCAATTCTCACCTATCAAATAAAACGTACCCCtttcatcataaacataaacagcCGCTTCATACTCAAACCCTAGAACCCTTTAACCATTTTCCAGTCAAAATGTCGCTATTTTCTACCTAAATATGTTcgtttgttgaagatttggacTGTACGAGTTTTATTCCTCCTATTGAAGTAAGTTTTATTAGGGTTCTTATTAATTTTCAGTTAGggtttataaattttttttattgtgcGTGCGATTTGATGTATATCATCGTTTTTTGTTGATCTTCCATGTGTTATATGCTTattttagtcatcttttgttgttgttactcAATCATACTAAATAAAGTGTCACAAGTTAGggtttttttattgttgtttgaatTTGGAATATTTTGCTGGTTAGACCACTTTATATgctttttcctcttatttttttttcctttttttccttttgtttttgcaTTGTGTACATGTGTTGGGTAAGGTGTATTTATGTATAGCTCAATATTCCAActtcaaacaacaataaaaaaaccCTAACTTGTGACACTTTATTTAGTATGATTgagtaacaacaacaaaagatgactaaaatAAGCATATAACACATGGAAGATCAACAAAAAACGACAATATACATCAAATCGCAGgcacaataaaaaaaaattataaacccTAACTGAAAACTAATAAGAACCCTAATAAAACTTACTTCAATAGGAGGAATAAAACTCGTATAgtccaaatcttcaacaaacaAACGTATTCAGGTAGAAAATAGCGACATTTTGATTGGAAAATGGTTAAAGGGTTCTAGGGTTTGAGTGTGAGGTGgctgcttatgtttatgatgaaaGGTGTACGTTTTATTTGATAGGTGAGAATTGGGGATTTAATTGGAATGGGTTGGGGATTTTTTTGGGGCGGGTCGTTGGATATTATTAAATTTGGgcttggggggtggggggtaattaattaattaaagttaataTTAGGTTGACCGATCATAGGATGACACGTGGCTACTTAGATAGGTCTGTTAAGTGTAAGGGTATTTTAGAGCCCAAACATAAACGTGGAGGGCATTTTTGGACCGAaaggtggatggagggtattttAGGGCCTTTTCCGATAGTTgaagggtattttaggcccttttctgTTTAATATTTCGTCAATTCTCACTGACTCACGACCCATATTTTGCTCAAAAGCTTCTGTTCATCGCTGAGAGTATTTCTTCACCTTTAATAAGAGGTCTCTGTTCGAGCTCTGAAATTGAAAACTTTACTCGTTTGGCTatgagaattattcatttttttttccagaattttttttcactttatttaaaaaaagaaattaatatacCGACCCCATGAGGTCATTTTTTTTGCTACCTTATGAGGTCGGTAAAAGTTCCGACTCGCCCCCAACTGACCTACGCTTGAGCTCGGATGAAAAAAGCTCATTTTTAGTAGTGtcagtgtttggccatgaaaatttcaaatacaagtTGAAATTGTATTTAGAAttctattcctttttttttttcccccttttccattttcaatacattcaaacaattttttttttttaacaaaaactataaccaaatacaactctatcttcaacttcaaaaattccaaataaattaaagtgaaaaatatttgatttctatGCCAAAAGCCTACTAAACAGtcaacttgcatttttttttcttttaataaatcttACTTAAcatgaatttaaattaattggaTTAGGAAAAATTACGTGAAAAACCAAAAAGTGCATCAGTTCAATTATTACAGATAAAATATGATTTGGTCACACGGGCACATTTCTTCTCTCCTTGTAGAGTCGTCAGAGCTAAATATTCTTTCTCACACACaaaaaatcatgcatgactCATCTTTCCTAAAATCCCAGGGAGTAAATTCTTAGGCCACTCCAACCCTAACCTAGTGTCTTTCACACACAGGTCTACACTATccactaaaattattttgtttcctCTGACAACACGGCAATATTATGTATAAAAGGCTTTACACCGGCCCCTACTCAACTCTAATTTGAAATTCAATTTCTTGCCAACTTATTGCAATGTATATTTGATTCTGTAAAAATAAAGCTTCATTATTTAACTTGTGCTGTAGTATTTGATAGTTCGGCATGGTATGACATGTTTATAGTTACAAGAGTACGCATTAAGTAGGCATTTGGTCatggatttcaaatatttttcattttatttgaaaattatgaaattgaaattgaagatggaattatatttggttatactttttgcaaaggAGAGGAATCAGAGGACAGAGCACTTTATTTGAAGATTATGAAGATGGAGTTGGAATTTGGTGtacttttttaaatttggaaTCCTACTCCAaattaaatttggaaaataacCGAACACTGATTTTGAAACAAAGTGAAAAGTTATTCtagaaaaaagtgaatatttctcatggccaaacgggtccctGAGTAAACTTTAAAGTTctaaaatttagatataaataaGTGCATCTTTCTTTTACCATATACTAAGAAAATGTCATATAAAATAAACTAGGgagtataatttttatttccatACACTTAAGAATTTTTGGAAAAGTTACATATTTGGCCATTTGCGAAAAATAACTCAAAAAAAACACTAGTTATGTATAGAATATGTACTCCCtatactatatgtataaatatacaaaaaatatataatttcagGCTATTATATTTTTTGGTGAGAGGCGATACAGTGTGAAAATCACTTTATAATTagctttagttttttatttgataATCTTGAAATATTGGAGAATCTTATATTGGAAGAGCTTATGCGATCACTTACACAATCACAGGGATATATTTCCTTACTTATATGAATCAAATTATTTGTAATTAATTGTAAATATCTGTTTCCTTAGTTATAGAGatacaacatgtatatatattagagaGGTATTATCAATAAAACTAGTTTACTTGGGTAATCTCattttacatggtatcagaagCGTGTTAAAAGATCCTGAGATTTCTTTTTGTTCAGCCATGGGAACTGAAAGACGGACTGATAAAAGCATGGGAGAACTAGCAAGTCTGCCTCAACTTAAAGTTGCAGATGCTTCTCCCTATTCCTTGCATCCATTCGATCACCCAGGTTTGATTTTTGTTATAGATCCTCTTAGTGAAAATGGAGAAAACTATTTCACTTGGAGAAGAAATTTTCTTAACGCACTGCTCTCTAAAAACAAGGTTGGATTTGTTAATGGAACCGTCGAGAGACCAAAAGAAAACTCTCAGGATTTACAACCATGGATGCAGTGCAATGCCATTGTGCTTTCATGGCTTACGAATGCAATTGCCAAAGAACTGCAGGGTAGTGCCGCACATGTTGAAACTGCCAGAGAAATTTGGGTAGATTTGGAAGAACGTTTTGCCCAAGGAATTTCACCAAAAGTTTATGAATTGAAGCGTGCCATTACTCTCTTGCAACAAGAGAGAGCGTCTATTTCATCCTATTATGGTAAACTTAAGTCCGTTTGGGGTGAGTTGCAAAGTCTCGTTCCAACTCCGTCTTGCACATGTGGTTGCGCTTGCGGTGTAGCAAAGAAGATGCAATCCAGAAGGGAGGAGGAAAAGGTTTTTGATTTTCTAATGGGACTTAATGAAGCATATTCTCAAATATTAAGTGTCGACCCGTTGCCAGAAGAGCCTATGCTATCGCGGCTCAAGAAGAGAAGTAGAGATCTGTTGCTGTGAATCGCACACCCACTATTGAAGGAACTGACTTGCTGACTAAAGGGGGTGAATGACGACAAAGGAAAATTGAAGATGCGAGTCGGTATCAATTTCTACCTTGCATACACTGTGGGAAAACAAATCACAACAAAGATTTTTGCTACACAGTGATTGGTTATCTTCAGATTGGCGTGAACCtggcaagaaaaacaaagaagcaTACCAATAATGACAAGATGCAGTTCCGTGGGAATCAGAAGAATCAGAAATAATCAAATGCACTCACGGGTATGGCCCTTGCCGCAACTACTAAAGGGGTTATGTCACCAATTCCAGGTTTGATACATGCTCAACACCAACAACTTTTGGCATTATTGAGCAACCATGGAGCACCGGCAAAACTCATATGAGTATAACCTCTAATTTTTTAGGTAAGACAAAAGAGGAGTGGATAGTTGATTCAGGCGCTACGAATCATATAACTCATGATATAAACTCTCTCTCAAATAAGATAGTTGATGTAGATTTACCACCAGTGCAAATCCCAAATGGTGATATAGTGAAAGTTCATGCCTTGGGCCAAGTGGCTCTTGGAAAAAGATTAATTCTTGAACATGTTCTTGCAGTTCCTGATTTTCGCTTTAATTTATTGTCAGTTAGTAAATTGACAAATGATTTACAATGTGCAGTAACCTTTGGCTCAAATTCTTTTGTGATTCAGGACTTACCTTCGAGTACACCGATTGGAGTGGGTAGAAAGCGGAATGGTCTTTAATACTTGGAGCCGATGGAACGGGGGCAAGCATTGATGGTTAAGAAGTCTGTTAGTGCAATTTATGGCATCGACGCTTAGGGAATTTACCGATGAATCATATTTCTCTAGTTCCTAGTTTATCTATTAGTTTTGATGGCAATAAAAGTATGTTTTGTGATGCTTGTTGTAAGGCAAAACAAACACGTTTATTTTTCCCTACTAGTATGATTAAGATCGAGCATGCCTTTGATTTAATACATTGTGATATTTGGGGACCATACAAGACCCAATCTGCTTCTGGATCTTATTACTTCCTCATAATAGTTGATGATTTTAGTCGAGCAACATGGGTTTTTCTCATGAAGAACAAATCAGAAACTAAAGCCTATTTGTTACAATTTTTTAGTTGGGTAAACACGCAGTTCAACTTGCGAGTTAAAATCCTACGAACCAACAATGGGCTAGAATTTAAGCATGAGGATTTATTATCACATTATTTTGATTATGGCATGGAGCGTCAAAGCAGTTGTACAGACACtccacaacaaaatggagtaGTAGAAAGAAAGCATAGACATCTATTGGAAGTGGCTCGTGCATTGCGATTTCAATCGCACCTACCTATCAAGTTTTGGGAAGAATGCGTCCTTGCTTGCGGCATATTTAATCAATCGAATGCCTCTTtctaatacaaaaaatataaccCCATATGAGAGGCTACTTGAAAAGTACCCACATATgaccatttgagaaattttggaTGTCTTTGTTATGGACATCTAAATAGAAAGCCTCGAGATAAATTTGCTTCATGTACGCAAACCCGGCATATTCTTTGGATATCTCGGTCGTCGGAAAGGGATATAGAATTTATGATCTTGAGGATAAAAGGATTTACGTTTCACGTGATGTACAATTTTTTGAAGATATTTATCCTTTTGAAGGTTCTCAGGAAGCAAATATTATGCCACGTATTGACTTGGATCAGCCAATTGCATAGGATGAGCCCTACAGCAAGAACCCATTACCTGAGCATTGTGACACAAATAGGAATTCAACTGCCATTGAGAATCCAGAAGCCATATCCAAGCTCCACTACCTGTAGCTTCACCAAGCCTTCATGCACTTTCTTCCGAAAATTCCTCTGCTATCGTTCCAACTAATACATCTGATAACATTGATTCTACTGGTCTTGCATCTAGTAAACGCTCTCAACAAGTCTCGCGAAAGCTGTTAggatatgattatgttttgtccCCTTCTCTTGCTTGGTTGAATGATCATTCGCTCTCGTCTACTTCATCGGCCAACTCAACGGTACATCCTCTATCTCACTCTATTTCATATTCTAAAGTATCATCCAGTCACATTGCTTTTACGCAGCCATCTCGTCTGTCGATGAGCCGAGATTTTTTACTCAAGCAATTAGCCAACGATACTTGGACTTTACTAATTTTACCTCTAGGTAAACGAGCTATATATTTGTAATGGGTCTACAAAGTCAGAAATAAACCTGATGGAAGTATCGAGCGCTACAAGGCGCGCTTGGTAGCAAAAGGATACCCTCAGATTGAAGGGGTTGATTTTCATGAAACATTTGCACCTGTTGCAAAACTTGTCACTGTTCGTTGTTTGTTAGCGGTTGCTGCGATTCAAAATTGGGAACTTCACCAGTTAGATGTCAACAATGCTTTTCTCCATGGAAACTTGCACAAAGAAGTCTACATGAAGATTCCTCAAGGTTTTTCCAAACAGGGGGAGCAAAGAGTCTGTCTATTACAAAAATTGTTGTATGGCCTTCGTCAAGCGTCTCGAAATTGGTATCATAAATTCACCACTTCCTTACTTTCCCTTGGTTTCCAGCAATCAAATGCGGACTATTCCTTGTTTACATTGTCCTATCCTAGAGGTGCTTTGTCGCCGTTCTTATATATGTGGATGATCTTATCATCACGGGAAATAATTCTGATTGCATATCCAAGGTGAAAGATCATTTAATTGCAAAATTTCATATCAGGGATCTTGGAAAGCTCAAATATTTCCTTGGCATTGAAGTGGCAAGGCCACCGGCAGGCATTATATTAAGCCAACATAAATACGTGCTTGATATTTTAGCAGAGAGTGGACTCACAGGTTGCAAGCCAGCTACTTTCCCCATGGAGCAACAACATAAGCTTTCTCTTGATTCTGGAGAAATTTTTTATGATCCAGGGCAATATTGTCGTCTTGTTAGATGCTTACTTTACCTCACCATCACTCGTCCAGATATTAGCTATGCTGTTCATGTACTTAGCCAATTCATGCATGCACCAGGACAACCTCATCTGGACGCTGCTTATAGAAACTTACGCTATCTTAAAGGAAATCTGGGTCAAGGGATTCTACTTCCTTCGTATAATTCAATGTCTATAAAAGCTTACTATGATGCGGATTGGGCAGGGTGTCCAATGATACGTCGATCAACTACAGGATACATTGTGTTTCTCGGTAAATCACCCATCTCTTGGAGATCTAAGAAACAAACAGTGGTCTCTCGTTCCTCTGCGGAAGCAGAATATAGAGCCATGGCTGCTAATATTAGTGAGATTGTTTGGTTACTTCGGCTTCTACAAGATCTTCAAGTAAGGCACGCAACACCGTTTTCTCCCATTTGTGATAACCAAACAGCTATCCATATTGCCGCCAATCCTGTTTTTCATGAACGTACCAAGCACATCGACATACATTGTCACTTCATTCGGCAATACGTACAGTCAAAGACAATCGTGACTCGTCATATATCTTCACAGGACCAATTGGCTGATATGCTCACAAAGGCTCTTGGTCGTGACCAGTTTCAAAAGCTGTTTGCCATGTTTGGGATTTCCACAATTCAtgctccaacttgagggggagtATTGGAGGATCTTATATTGGAAGATCTTATGTGATCGCTTACACAATCACAGGGATATATTTCCTTACTTATATGAATCAGATTATTTGTAATTAATTGTAAAGATCTGTTTCCTTAGTTATAGAGATAcaacttgtatatatattagagaGGTATTATCAAAAAAACCAGTTCACTTGGGTAATCTCATTTTACATGAAATGATAAAAGGAGGTAATTTAGTACTTCCCAATTGGCGTCAATTTAATTACTTGATAGCATAATGTTTTCCATATCTTTACAAGTTAATTTCCCAAGAAACGTGTGAAAAGAGTGTAAACGTTTAATAGATGCTGGGAGTAAGTTGTGGAATTTGATTCTTAATTAACTTATATTGATCTATTTTTTATCGTAACTTTATAGCTTTTttaggaagaaaaaagaaaaggaagaacatGTTAATGTAGAATGTGCGGCTTAATTATTAGGTTAGGTAGTTCTTGCACCCCTCAGAATATACTTCATATCAGAGTGGGCTAAAAAATCTAGCAAGTTTGGTGCTTTCGAAGATGTTGAGCTAAATAATAATATCACTTATAATTGCCCCTAAGTAGTAGTACACGACTAAGCGATCTAATATAATCCAACAAAATTACTTAGGTAAAAGTAGGAAATTTGATCAAATTTAGGCCTCTCTCCATTCCAATATAATTGAATTTTTGGGGTGTAGCAGACCCCTTAAGAACTCTAATTAATAGCATTAATGAAATGGTCGGTTGATTAAGGTATCCTATGTCTTTCCCCAAAATTTTCTTATAGATTAAAATAGCTAGTGAGTGTTGGAATATAGAAAGAGTATTGGAAAGAATGGTTACTTTAgcaaaatttaattaataaccTCTTGGACGTTGAGCATtccaattattttggaccaaagAAAAAGTCtgaaaaattcacttattttgcAATAAAGGGAGTACCATATCTTAGATCTTTTAAGATTTTTACACacccattaaaaaaattatttaatagcACTAGTCACAAAGATTACTTGTTTGATTAAAATTGTTTTATCTCTCCTGGAAACGAGTAATACGCTGTTAAAGCAACtttttaaataattgtataaatCATTGTGTTGGGGCAAAAATGACAGTGATTTTGGACCAATTTCCTTTTATTAAAATGACTTTATAATAAAGTGGAATAGTATGAACCACAGTgaataataataagaaaaagtagtactccaattaaaaaaaattattatatatgtggCGACCATATAAGGTTTCAGCAAAGAATTTATTTATTCACGGCAACTCTCAGATTTCCATGAAAATATTTTGTGGCTGACTTTTTCTTAGTTGCTATAAGAAGTTTCAACTTTTTTAGTGATATATACGTATAGTCGTCATCTTAGGACCGACGGAATAATTCTTTAATTTTGATTAGTCAGGAAAACTTAATTAACAACTAAAATGCATGAAAGAATAGTCATTTTCGTATTAAAAGTCCCCCATTTGTTTAAAAACATCTGAAACTATAGGTGTATTAATTATTGAACAAAAATCTGATACAGCATGTTGTCACGGACTAATTGCTCTTGATAATTGTACAGCTGAGCTGATTGCACACAAAGTTTTCTGTGTCTCACTTTTGACCTTCAAACAAGGTGCCAAAAGTATCCAACTAAAATTGAACTAATAATTgcttatattaattattttgtttttgttcaaTTCTTTCCTGACATTATTGCTAGGATAATCTTACTTATCTGTCCAACATCATCTCTAATGCTGATTTCATTGATTAGATTTTGGCAGACTGTATCCCAATTTTGTACaggtttatttttatttttatttaagtaGTACTAATATTAATTCTACTAGTATGACAAGCCTTCACTACTTTAGGATACATACATTGGTgatttttcactatttttcaAATGAGAAGTGCTCAGCGGCTATTTTCACAAATATTTTGATTAAATtagtgagaaaagaaaaaatagtagtgttttcgCACTGAAAAATTAGGAAGTTTCCTAGTGTTTCAATTTGAACCTGTTTCCACCATCTGTTTTCCCAAAGGAGCTGGTTCGGTGGGAATGAagtaaaaaaatcatatttttgtatacggtaaaaaccggatatatgcaagaccggtgagaccggggcCCGAGGGTATGACCAAATGAGCACGAGTGTGATCGGACTTTTGCGTTGCATGGGGGGGATTGCACCGATGTGGGCGATCCGAGAAAAGAGAAGTAAATCAGCTGATCTGGTGTCTCCGGATCAAACTCAGCATTGCCGTTAGTCTGGTTTCTCCAAGTGATATTCTCATGgtcgttagtccggtttcttcaTGTCCGCATGAACGTGGCCGTTGATCCGGTTAACCAGTTACAGAATTGCCACGCGTCGAGACCGTTCTGTCATTTTGTACTAACAActgtacgggtgtcagaccgtacgaccctaccttatccttttagggttttctctATTCTAAAAGGGCTTTGTATTGTATGTAAGGCCCAtgaggcaaaactataaatagagggcgtttccctacttttaagggttgGCTTTTTGAAatctagaacattgtaatagaaaatatatattgaacggaaaaggctcaaatatgccatccaactatcgaaaatggctcatttatgccactcgtcaatagtttggctcatttatgtcatcaaactataggaaatgactcatttttGCCATccaactataggaaatggctcatttatgccactcatcaatagtttgactcatttatgccatcgtccATTACCAAAATgtctcatccatgccatttttcattaacgccggttttataataccaaatatgacacgtggcctccaattagaggtctacgtcgtttaattaaaccagcctaattttaaacaccaaattaataaaaaaattcgaTTCGtacaccttacccacccacaaccataatctagttggaggccatgtgtcatatatggtattgtaaaaccagctttaatgaaatatggcatgaatgagtcattttgataacGGGCGATGatataaatgagtcaaactattgatgagtggcataaatgagtcatttcctgtagttcgatggcataatgagccatttcctatagttcgatggcataaatgagccaaactattgacgagtgacataaatgagccatttttgatagttggatggcatatttgagccttttccgtatattgaaactctctctctctctctctcttggtCCGAATCAATGGCATTTGGCTTTGTTTGCTCATTTAATACAATTAGCTTAATCATCAATATCTACATATTTATTCAAGGCATCAacacatatatttacatatacatattattGCATACGAATCCATACATATTCCACATCaacccaaaatagattaaagtttatccacatatcctatacctcacttataaattcaattgattacctaaattcggggtaaacaatttggcgcccaccgtggggttAGGATAATAGTAGTTTTTTTAATCTTGGCTTCTATCTCCTGCCCTTTAGATTAAGAAATCTTTTGCCAATCTCTGCGAAAACGGACCAAATGGCAAGTAGGGGACAATCTGGCCATGTcaacaacaacgagattgtggccgaaaaCGAGAACAGTGGGTTACGGGACCTACCAGCAGATCCAAACGGCCCAAATTCTATTGATTCGAGGGAAGGCCTCAATCGGCAGAACACCGTGAACTCGTGAGAATGCCACCCAAATTACCACCGATCCCTTAAATACTCATAATTCAATTACTTTATCCCGAGCACAAGGCCGGAAAGCACCGGATACTCCGGATGagattaacttacgtttaatttttgaaatattgtagGAACAGAGAACCGCCATCGCCGAACAGGGAATCGCAATAGCTCAGCTGCAAAGTAAAAATGATAAAGCAGCCCGGAAAGGTCAGAAGGCGCCGCCGAGCCAAGAAGGGACGAAACACGGATAGTCGAGAGTAATGGATCGGGAGCCGGTTCATCCACCGAAGTTCTGAGAATGCTCGAAACCTTGGCAAAGTAGGTAGACTCAACTGAGAAAAGGGTAGAAAtatataactctcgggtggatcagATCCCGGGGGCTCCGCCGATCCTAAAGGGGCTGGATTCGAAGAGgtacattcaaaggcctttccctCCAAGTGCGACTCCGAAGTTGATCCCAAAAAGGTTCAAGCTGCCAGATATCCAGAAATACGACGGTACAACGGACCCACAGGAGCATGTGACATCGTACAcgtgtgccataaaaggcaatgatgtcgaagaggatgaaattgagtcTATTTTGCTGAAAAAATTTAAGGAAACACTATCGAAAGGGGCGCTGACCTGGTATGACCATCTacccgagcattcaatcaccTCTTTTGAAATGCTCGTGGATGCGTTCATAAAGCCACATGCCGGGGCTAAAAAAGTGCAGGCCCGGAAGGCGGACATCTTCTGCATAGCCCAACGGACGATGAATTACTACGGAATTTGTGAACCGTTTCCAAAGGAACGGATGGGAGCCCTC is a window of Lycium ferocissimum isolate CSIRO_LF1 chromosome 12, AGI_CSIRO_Lferr_CH_V1, whole genome shotgun sequence DNA encoding:
- the LOC132040543 gene encoding uncharacterized protein LOC132040543, whose amino-acid sequence is MGTERRTDKSMGELASLPQLKVADASPYSLHPFDHPGLIFVIDPLSENGENYFTWRRNFLNALLSKNKVGFVNGTVERPKENSQDLQPWMQCNAIVLSWLTNAIAKELQGSAAHVETAREIWVDLEERFAQGISPKVYELKRAITLLQQERASISSYYGKLKSVWGELQSLVPTPSCTCGCACGVAKKMQSRREEEKVFDFLMGLNEAYSQILSVDPLPEEPMLSRLKKRSRDLLL